The Vibrio kanaloae genome has a window encoding:
- a CDS encoding flagellar motor protein MotB codes for MDEENPCKCPPPGLPQWMGTFADLMSLLMCFFVLLLSFSEMDVLKFKQIAGSMKFAFGVQNRLEVKDIPKGTSIIAQEFRPGRPEPTPIDVIMQQTIDITQQTLEFHEGESDRAGGTMRDQGKMTGGKSPEVSTHDNQNSESDQQQQQAEAQSQEMETLMESIKKALEREIDQGAIEVENLGQQIVIRIREKGAFPSGSAFLQPKFRPLVRQVAELVKDVPGIVRISGHTDNQRLDSDLYRSNWDLSSQRAVSVAQEMEKVRGFSHQRLRVRGMADTEPVEPNDTEWQRSLNRRVEISIMQGEPLYSEEVPVISE; via the coding sequence ATGGATGAAGAGAATCCATGTAAATGTCCTCCTCCGGGGTTACCTCAATGGATGGGGACATTTGCTGACTTGATGTCACTGCTAATGTGTTTCTTTGTACTGCTACTTTCGTTTTCAGAAATGGATGTATTGAAGTTCAAGCAAATTGCAGGATCGATGAAGTTTGCGTTTGGTGTACAAAATCGTTTGGAAGTGAAAGATATCCCGAAAGGGACCAGCATCATTGCCCAAGAGTTTCGTCCTGGCCGCCCAGAGCCGACACCGATTGATGTGATCATGCAACAGACCATTGATATTACGCAGCAGACGCTAGAGTTTCATGAAGGTGAATCTGATCGAGCGGGCGGTACAATGCGTGACCAAGGCAAGATGACGGGAGGGAAGTCACCAGAAGTTTCCACTCACGATAATCAAAACTCGGAATCGGACCAGCAACAACAGCAAGCTGAAGCTCAATCGCAAGAGATGGAAACCTTGATGGAGAGTATCAAGAAGGCGCTAGAACGGGAAATCGATCAAGGTGCGATTGAGGTGGAAAACCTAGGTCAACAGATCGTTATTCGTATTCGTGAAAAAGGCGCATTCCCATCAGGTTCTGCATTTTTGCAGCCGAAGTTTAGACCTTTAGTCAGACAAGTTGCAGAGTTAGTGAAAGATGTTCCAGGTATTGTTCGAATCTCAGGGCATACTGATAATCAACGGCTTGATTCCGACCTTTATCGCTCTAATTGGGACTTATCATCACAACGAGCAGTCTCTGTCGCTCAAGAGATGGAAAAGGTACGCGGTTTCTCTCATCAACGTTTGAGAGTGCGTGGCATGGCTGATACCGAACCCGTAGAGCCCAATGATACAGAATGGCAACGCAGCCTAAACCGCCGCGTAGAGATCAGTATCATGCAGGGTGAACCACTTTACAGTGAAGAAGTCCCCGTTATTTCTGAGTAG
- the pomA gene encoding flagellar motor protein PomA, whose translation MDLATLIGLIGGFAFVIMAMILGGSLGMFYDTTSILIVIGGSTFVVLMKFTMGQFFGAAKIAGKAFMFKADEPEDLIAKVVEMADAARKGGFLALEEMEISNSFMQKGIDLLVDGHDGDVVRAALQKDISLTTERHEQGAKVFSAFGDVAPAMGMIGTLVGLVAMLSNMDDPKAIGPAMAVALLTTLYGAILSNMVFFPIADKLALRRDQETLNRRLVMDGVLAIQDGQNPRVIDGYLKSYLNEGKRTIDGEPA comes from the coding sequence GTGGATTTAGCAACCCTAATAGGTTTAATTGGTGGATTTGCCTTTGTAATCATGGCAATGATCCTAGGTGGTAGCCTCGGGATGTTCTATGACACGACATCCATTTTGATCGTGATTGGTGGTTCAACCTTTGTTGTTCTAATGAAGTTCACCATGGGGCAGTTCTTTGGTGCGGCTAAAATTGCTGGTAAAGCATTTATGTTTAAAGCCGATGAGCCTGAAGATCTGATCGCTAAAGTGGTAGAGATGGCTGATGCAGCACGTAAAGGTGGTTTCTTAGCGCTTGAAGAGATGGAAATTAGCAACAGCTTCATGCAAAAGGGCATCGATTTGTTGGTGGATGGCCACGATGGTGATGTGGTTCGTGCTGCACTACAAAAAGATATATCGTTAACCACAGAGCGTCACGAGCAAGGCGCGAAAGTATTTTCTGCCTTTGGTGATGTTGCGCCTGCAATGGGGATGATTGGAACCCTGGTTGGTCTGGTAGCGATGCTTTCGAACATGGATGATCCAAAAGCGATCGGTCCTGCGATGGCGGTAGCACTTTTAACCACGCTTTATGGTGCAATCCTATCGAATATGGTGTTCTTTCCAATTGCAGATAAACTTGCGCTGCGTCGCGACCAAGAAACACTGAACCGTCGTCTGGTTATGGATGGTGTATTAGCGATTCAAGATGGTCAGAACCCACGAGTGATCGATGGTTACCTGAAGAGCTACCTAAATGAAGGTAAACGTACTATTGATGGTGAACCGGCGTAA
- the xseB gene encoding exodeoxyribonuclease VII small subunit gives MATKKPENMSFEAAIEELDGLVDQLENGDLALDDALKKFERGISLARAGQSKLNDAEQRVSILLQNDENAELSDFHPLPE, from the coding sequence ATGGCTACTAAGAAACCTGAAAATATGAGCTTTGAAGCGGCAATCGAAGAGCTTGATGGCTTGGTTGATCAACTAGAAAATGGTGATCTAGCTTTAGATGATGCGCTGAAAAAATTCGAACGAGGTATCTCCCTCGCTCGTGCTGGTCAAAGTAAACTAAACGATGCTGAACAGCGTGTCAGTATCCTACTGCAAAATGACGAAAATGCAGAACTTAGTGACTTTCACCCACTACCTGAATAA
- the ispA gene encoding (2E,6E)-farnesyl diphosphate synthase, with amino-acid sequence MIETLLLSYQARNNEQLNLWLDRLPHQNQNLINAMRYGLVLGGKRARPFLVYITGEMLGCTAEELDTPASAIECIHAYSLIHDDLPAMDDDDLRRGHQTCHIKYDEATAILTGDALQTLAFTILAEGTLSADGESNRVRMIQRLAEASGAQGMCIGQALDIEAENRAVTLEELEEVHRNKTGALMKSAIRLGALSAGEKAFEVLPQLDKYADAIGLAFQVQDDILDITSDTETLGKPQGSDQNLNKSTYPSLLGLEGAQEKAHTLLQEALQALAAIPYNTQLLEEFARYVIERKN; translated from the coding sequence ATGATCGAGACTTTATTATTGTCTTATCAAGCACGTAATAACGAGCAACTGAACCTTTGGCTTGATCGCCTGCCTCACCAAAATCAGAATCTTATCAACGCGATGCGTTATGGATTAGTTTTAGGCGGCAAACGCGCACGTCCATTTCTTGTCTACATTACAGGGGAGATGCTCGGCTGCACCGCTGAAGAACTCGATACTCCAGCTTCTGCAATCGAATGTATTCATGCCTATTCTCTGATTCACGACGATCTTCCAGCAATGGACGATGACGACCTTCGTCGCGGCCATCAGACTTGCCATATCAAATACGATGAAGCGACAGCAATTTTAACTGGCGATGCGCTACAAACTCTCGCGTTTACTATACTTGCGGAAGGCACATTAAGTGCTGACGGGGAAAGCAATCGCGTTCGAATGATTCAACGCCTAGCTGAAGCCTCTGGTGCTCAAGGTATGTGCATTGGTCAGGCACTTGATATTGAAGCAGAAAACCGCGCAGTCACACTAGAAGAGCTGGAAGAAGTTCACCGTAATAAAACGGGGGCTCTGATGAAAAGTGCAATTCGTTTAGGTGCACTTTCTGCTGGTGAGAAAGCGTTTGAAGTACTGCCTCAATTAGACAAGTATGCCGACGCCATCGGGTTAGCCTTCCAAGTTCAAGACGATATCTTAGATATCACTAGCGATACCGAAACTTTGGGTAAGCCACAGGGTTCTGACCAAAATTTAAACAAAAGCACCTACCCTTCTTTGTTAGGTTTAGAGGGTGCTCAAGAAAAAGCGCACACTCTGCTACAGGAAGCGCTTCAAGCTTTGGCTGCAATCCCATACAATACCCAGTTACTCGAAGAGTTCGCCCGATACGTCATCGAGCGCAAGAACTAA
- the dxs gene encoding 1-deoxy-D-xylulose-5-phosphate synthase, with product MTLDISKYPTLALADKPEDLRLLPKETLTQLCDELRTYLLNSVSQSSGHLASGLGTVELTVALHYVYNTPFDQLVWDVGHQAYPHKILTGRRNRLSTIRQKDGLHPFPWRQESEYDTLSVGHSSTSISAALGMAISAKKEGKNRKVVSVIGDGAITAGMAFEAMNHAGDIHNDMLVILNDNEMSISENVGALNNHLAQVLSGSLYTSIREGGKKVLSGVPPIKELVRRTEEHLKGMVVPGTMFEELGFNYIGPVDGHDVNELIKTLKNMRDLKGPQFLHIMTKKGKGYEPAEKDPIGYHAVPKFAPAHSSLPKSTSSKPTFSKIFGDFLCDMAAQDPKLMAITPAMREGSGMVRFSKEYPEQYFDVAIAEQHAVTLATGMAIAGDKPIVAIYSTFLQRGYDQLIHDVAIMDLPVMFAIDRAGLVGADGQTHQGAFDLSFMRCIPNMVIMAPSDENECRQMLYTGHQHTGPSAVRYPRGNGMGTEIQSEFTALEIGKGRIIRESAKAKDGSKVAILSFGTFLESALQAADAIDATVTDMRFVKPLDEALIKQLAADHDVLVTIEENAIAGGAGTGVVEFLMQEKLLMPVLNLGLPDKFIAQGTQGELHEELGLDAKGIEKSISDYLAK from the coding sequence ATGACTCTTGATATATCAAAGTACCCAACTCTTGCTTTGGCTGATAAGCCAGAGGATTTGCGTCTTCTTCCGAAAGAGACGCTAACACAGCTTTGTGATGAATTACGCACCTATCTTCTTAACTCAGTGAGCCAGTCAAGTGGTCACTTAGCGTCAGGCTTAGGTACGGTAGAGCTAACAGTGGCTCTGCACTACGTGTACAACACACCTTTTGACCAATTAGTTTGGGATGTTGGCCACCAAGCATACCCGCACAAAATCCTTACTGGTCGTCGTAACCGTCTGTCGACTATTCGTCAAAAAGATGGACTGCACCCATTCCCATGGCGTCAAGAGAGCGAATACGACACGCTTTCTGTTGGTCACTCTTCAACGTCGATCAGTGCTGCTCTCGGCATGGCAATCAGTGCTAAGAAAGAAGGCAAGAATCGTAAAGTCGTGAGTGTGATTGGTGATGGCGCGATTACCGCAGGTATGGCATTCGAAGCGATGAACCACGCGGGCGATATTCACAATGACATGCTGGTTATCCTTAATGATAACGAGATGTCGATCTCTGAAAACGTAGGGGCTCTAAACAACCACCTAGCTCAAGTTCTTTCTGGCAGTCTTTACACGTCTATTCGTGAGGGCGGCAAGAAAGTGCTATCTGGCGTTCCGCCGATTAAAGAGCTCGTTCGTCGTACAGAAGAACACCTAAAAGGCATGGTTGTTCCTGGCACCATGTTTGAAGAGTTAGGCTTTAACTACATTGGCCCAGTTGATGGCCATGATGTAAATGAGCTAATTAAAACGCTGAAGAACATGAGGGATCTCAAAGGCCCTCAGTTCCTGCATATCATGACCAAGAAAGGCAAAGGCTACGAACCAGCAGAGAAAGACCCAATTGGTTATCACGCCGTACCTAAGTTCGCTCCAGCTCACTCAAGTCTGCCTAAGAGCACCAGCTCTAAACCAACTTTTTCTAAGATTTTTGGCGACTTCCTGTGTGATATGGCCGCGCAGGATCCGAAGCTAATGGCGATCACGCCAGCGATGCGTGAAGGTTCTGGCATGGTACGTTTTTCGAAAGAGTACCCAGAGCAATACTTCGATGTTGCGATTGCTGAGCAGCACGCAGTGACGCTAGCAACCGGCATGGCGATTGCTGGCGATAAGCCAATTGTAGCTATCTACTCGACGTTCCTACAACGTGGCTACGATCAGCTGATCCACGATGTGGCTATCATGGATTTACCGGTGATGTTTGCGATTGACCGTGCAGGTCTTGTTGGCGCCGATGGTCAAACACACCAAGGTGCGTTCGACTTAAGCTTCATGCGCTGCATTCCAAACATGGTGATCATGGCGCCAAGCGACGAAAACGAGTGTCGCCAAATGCTATACACAGGCCACCAGCACACAGGTCCAAGTGCCGTTCGTTACCCTCGTGGTAATGGCATGGGTACTGAGATTCAAAGTGAATTTACTGCGCTTGAGATTGGTAAAGGTCGTATCATTCGCGAAAGTGCAAAAGCAAAAGATGGTTCGAAAGTCGCTATTCTAAGCTTCGGTACTTTCCTTGAGAGTGCACTCCAAGCCGCTGACGCTATTGATGCGACGGTTACAGATATGCGTTTTGTGAAGCCGTTAGACGAAGCTCTGATCAAACAACTTGCAGCTGACCACGATGTACTTGTAACAATCGAAGAAAACGCAATCGCAGGTGGTGCGGGCACAGGGGTGGTTGAATTCTTAATGCAAGAGAAGCTGCTAATGCCTGTATTAAATCTTGGCCTACCAGACAAGTTTATTGCTCAAGGCACACAAGGTGAACTGCATGAAGAGCTTGGCTTAGATGCGAAAGGCATTGAGAAGTCTATCTCTGATTACCTTGCTAAATAG
- a CDS encoding putative quinol monooxygenase — MSKKVYCVAQFQPKEGKLNELFEVLKSLEPNTLREDGCIQYTVTRHIQSPFAEGDSFPIAFNEIWADNEAFEAHCQRREIQQFFQEQCVEETGLVENFNVAIYSDEPENYDAPVLKPCY, encoded by the coding sequence ATGTCTAAGAAAGTTTATTGTGTTGCTCAGTTTCAGCCAAAAGAAGGTAAATTGAACGAGTTGTTTGAAGTATTAAAGTCGCTAGAGCCAAACACTCTGCGTGAAGATGGTTGTATTCAATACACTGTGACTCGTCATATTCAGAGCCCATTTGCAGAAGGGGATAGCTTTCCTATCGCGTTCAACGAGATTTGGGCGGATAACGAAGCGTTTGAAGCGCATTGCCAACGTCGCGAAATTCAACAGTTCTTCCAAGAGCAGTGTGTTGAAGAGACAGGCTTGGTTGAGAACTTTAATGTGGCTATCTACTCTGATGAGCCAGAGAACTACGACGCACCTGTGCTTAAGCCATGTTACTAA
- the pgpA gene encoding phosphatidylglycerophosphatase A, protein MTNPLSLISLKNPWHLLATGFGSGLSPIIPGTMGTLASIPLYLLLVQLPFPAYIVAVVMSCIIGIKICQVTSDDMGVHDHGSIVWDEFAGFWITMSLVPMLNIPTDDWKWLFTGFVLFRFYDMVKPWPIGWLDQRIHGGWGIMIDDIVAGIMAAISLYAVAHFAGWLAN, encoded by the coding sequence ATGACAAACCCACTATCTCTTATTTCTCTTAAAAACCCTTGGCATCTGTTAGCAACGGGTTTTGGCAGTGGCTTATCGCCTATTATTCCTGGAACGATGGGTACGCTCGCGTCTATTCCATTGTACCTATTGTTGGTTCAATTACCTTTCCCTGCTTATATAGTAGCAGTTGTTATGAGTTGCATTATTGGTATCAAGATCTGCCAAGTGACGTCCGATGATATGGGCGTGCATGATCACGGTTCTATCGTATGGGATGAGTTTGCGGGTTTTTGGATTACCATGAGCCTAGTGCCGATGTTGAATATCCCTACTGATGATTGGAAGTGGTTATTCACTGGCTTTGTGTTATTTCGCTTTTACGATATGGTAAAACCATGGCCAATTGGTTGGCTAGATCAGCGAATCCACGGCGGTTGGGGCATTATGATTGATGATATTGTGGCGGGTATTATGGCCGCTATCTCGCTGTATGCAGTTGCACATTTCGCTGGTTGGTTAGCTAATTAA
- the thiL gene encoding thiamine-phosphate kinase, with product MSGEFNLIEKYFVNRQPQRKDVHLAAGDDCALVKAPSNVEIAISTDTLVAGTHFLAEANPAWVAHKALASNISDLAAMGATPSWVSLALTMPEVDEEWLAPFCDSFFKLADYFGIQLIGGDTTKGPLSLTLTVQGFVPEGRALRRDGAKIGDWIYVTGNLGDSKAGLDVLLNPEKNKAKPYALELEERHYLSTPRVLAGQALVNLASSAIDISDGVIADIKHILKRSQVGASIDVSSLPISSELRQFAPDIESAQQYALTSGEEYELCFTVPEENKGSLESALSHTGTKVTCIGQIRPVEYFELHNNGEPLSWDLTGYDHFKVN from the coding sequence ATGTCTGGCGAATTTAACCTGATTGAAAAATATTTTGTAAATCGACAACCACAACGTAAAGATGTACATCTGGCTGCGGGCGATGATTGTGCTTTGGTAAAAGCCCCAAGTAATGTTGAGATTGCGATCAGTACTGACACTTTAGTTGCAGGCACGCACTTCTTAGCGGAAGCGAACCCAGCTTGGGTCGCACACAAGGCTTTGGCTTCGAATATTAGCGATCTTGCTGCTATGGGGGCGACCCCGTCTTGGGTTTCACTTGCTTTGACCATGCCTGAGGTGGATGAAGAGTGGCTTGCTCCATTTTGTGATTCCTTTTTTAAACTCGCAGACTACTTCGGTATTCAGTTAATTGGTGGTGATACAACGAAAGGGCCACTAAGCCTGACACTGACGGTGCAAGGTTTTGTGCCCGAAGGACGAGCGCTACGCAGAGATGGCGCTAAAATCGGAGACTGGATTTACGTCACGGGTAATTTAGGCGATAGCAAAGCTGGGTTAGATGTGTTACTTAACCCCGAGAAAAATAAGGCTAAACCTTATGCCCTTGAGCTTGAAGAGAGACACTACCTGAGCACTCCACGCGTTTTGGCTGGTCAGGCATTAGTGAATCTTGCCTCGTCTGCCATTGACATATCAGACGGTGTTATCGCTGACATAAAACATATCCTTAAGCGTTCTCAGGTTGGCGCTAGCATTGATGTTAGTTCGCTACCAATATCTTCTGAATTACGTCAATTCGCCCCTGATATTGAATCTGCCCAGCAATATGCCCTTACCAGTGGTGAAGAGTACGAACTGTGCTTTACTGTGCCTGAAGAAAATAAAGGTTCGTTGGAAAGTGCTTTGTCGCACACTGGAACAAAAGTCACCTGCATTGGGCAAATAAGACCTGTAGAATATTTTGAATTACACAATAATGGTGAACCGCTAAGCTGGGACTTAACTGGTTACGATCACTTTAAGGTTAATTGA
- the nusB gene encoding transcription antitermination factor NusB — MGASVKPAARRNARQFALQAIYSWQITKENIATVEEQFLSGGKYDEEEHHATEPALAMPETDVAYFRDLLTGVALSHMELDSKLRPFVSRPMQDLDLMELALLRLAMYEMTRREDVPYKVVINEAIELAKVFAAEDSHKFINGVLDKAAPHVRKK, encoded by the coding sequence ATGGGGGCCAGTGTGAAACCAGCCGCACGTCGTAATGCACGTCAATTTGCTCTACAAGCAATTTATTCTTGGCAAATTACTAAAGAAAATATTGCTACCGTTGAAGAACAGTTCTTATCTGGTGGTAAGTATGATGAAGAAGAGCATCATGCTACAGAGCCTGCTCTAGCTATGCCTGAAACAGACGTTGCATACTTCCGCGACCTACTAACTGGTGTTGCTCTTAGCCACATGGAACTTGATAGCAAGCTTCGTCCATTCGTATCTCGCCCTATGCAAGATCTGGATTTGATGGAACTCGCGCTTCTACGTTTAGCTATGTACGAGATGACTCGTCGTGAAGATGTACCATACAAAGTGGTTATCAACGAAGCTATTGAACTTGCAAAAGTATTTGCAGCAGAAGACAGTCATAAGTTTATTAACGGTGTGCTTGATAAAGCTGCGCCGCACGTTCGTAAGAAATAA
- the ribH gene encoding 6,7-dimethyl-8-ribityllumazine synthase, giving the protein MKVIEGGFPAPNAKIAIVIARFNSFINESLLSGAIDTLKRHGQVSEDNITVVRCPGAVELPLVAQRVAKTGKFDAIVSLGTVIRGGTPHFDYVCSECNKGLAQVSLEYSLPVAFGVLTVDTIDQAIERAGTKAGNKGAEAALSALEMINVLSEIDS; this is encoded by the coding sequence ATGAAAGTGATCGAGGGTGGCTTCCCAGCGCCAAATGCAAAAATTGCTATCGTTATTGCTCGTTTCAACAGTTTTATTAACGAAAGTTTACTTTCTGGTGCAATCGATACTTTAAAGCGTCACGGACAAGTAAGCGAAGACAACATTACTGTTGTTCGTTGCCCTGGTGCAGTTGAACTTCCACTGGTAGCGCAGCGCGTTGCAAAAACAGGTAAGTTCGATGCGATTGTATCTCTTGGTACAGTTATCCGTGGTGGTACACCTCACTTTGACTATGTTTGTAGTGAATGTAATAAAGGTTTGGCACAAGTGTCTCTGGAATACTCTCTTCCAGTTGCGTTTGGTGTTCTTACCGTTGATACGATCGATCAAGCTATTGAACGCGCAGGGACCAAGGCTGGTAATAAAGGTGCAGAAGCAGCACTTAGCGCACTTGAGATGATCAACGTTCTTTCTGAAATCGATTCCTAA
- the ribBA gene encoding bifunctional 3,4-dihydroxy-2-butanone-4-phosphate synthase/GTP cyclohydrolase II, giving the protein MPISTPQEIIEDIRLGKMVILMDDEDRENEGDLIMAAEHVTPEAINFMAMYGRGLICLTLTKERSSRMGLAPMVQDNNAQYTTNFTVSIEAAEGVTTGISASDRAVTVQAAVARDAKAADLVQPGHIFPLTAQEGGVLTRAGHTEAGCDLARLAGCEPASVIVEILNDDGTMARRPDLEVFADKHDIKLGTIADLIEYRNNTETTIERVAQCHLPTEFGDFELVTYRDTIDNQIHYAMQKGDLSDGAPLVRVHLHDTFTDLLHSDRGTERSWSLDKAMKRIGDEGGVLVILGNEESSDSLIYKVKTFEAQDKNEQPTMAKKQGTSRRVGVGSQILQDLGVHDMRLLSSSTKRYHALGGFGLNVVEYVCE; this is encoded by the coding sequence ATGCCAATTAGTACTCCTCAAGAAATTATTGAAGACATTCGCCTAGGAAAAATGGTTATCCTGATGGATGATGAAGATCGCGAGAATGAAGGCGATCTGATCATGGCAGCAGAACATGTGACGCCAGAAGCGATTAACTTCATGGCGATGTATGGCCGTGGCTTAATTTGTTTAACGCTGACCAAAGAGCGTTCAAGTCGCATGGGGCTAGCACCTATGGTTCAAGACAATAATGCACAATATACCACCAACTTTACGGTTTCGATTGAAGCGGCTGAGGGCGTAACGACGGGTATCTCTGCATCAGATCGCGCGGTGACGGTTCAAGCTGCGGTAGCCAGAGATGCCAAAGCGGCTGACTTGGTTCAACCTGGTCATATTTTCCCACTGACTGCACAAGAAGGCGGCGTTTTAACGCGCGCTGGCCACACTGAAGCTGGTTGTGATTTAGCTCGTCTAGCGGGCTGTGAACCAGCTTCGGTTATTGTTGAGATCCTAAACGACGACGGCACTATGGCTCGTCGCCCTGATCTTGAAGTGTTTGCAGACAAGCATGACATCAAGCTAGGTACCATTGCTGACTTGATCGAATACCGTAACAACACAGAAACAACGATTGAGCGCGTTGCCCAATGTCATTTACCAACAGAGTTTGGTGATTTCGAGCTGGTGACTTACCGCGATACGATTGATAACCAAATCCACTACGCAATGCAAAAAGGTGACTTGTCTGATGGCGCTCCTTTAGTGCGTGTTCATCTGCATGATACGTTTACCGATCTGCTTCATTCCGACCGTGGCACTGAGCGCAGCTGGTCGTTAGATAAAGCGATGAAGCGCATTGGTGACGAAGGCGGGGTGCTGGTTATTCTTGGTAATGAAGAGTCGTCTGATTCTTTGATTTACAAAGTGAAGACATTCGAAGCACAAGATAAGAACGAGCAGCCAACCATGGCGAAGAAGCAAGGTACTTCGCGCCGTGTTGGGGTAGGTTCTCAGATTCTTCAAGATTTAGGTGTGCACGATATGCGTCTGCTTTCTTCAAGCACTAAGCGTTATCACGCATTGGGTGGTTTTGGTCTTAATGTTGTTGAATACGTTTGTGAGTAG
- a CDS encoding riboflavin synthase, whose translation MFTGIVEAVGTLSAITPRGEDITVTVNVGKLDMADVQLGDSIATNGVCLTVVECNDHSYSADLSLETLKKTGFVDYQAGDKVNLEKAMLPTTRFGGHIVSGHVDGVGEVVERNQVGRAIELWVEMPAEIAKYVAQKGSVTVDGISLTVNDLRKNAFKLTIVPHTSSETTIDQFNVGRKVNLEVDVLARYMERLLQGQQQESEPESRLTMEFLQQNGFA comes from the coding sequence ATGTTTACAGGAATTGTAGAAGCCGTCGGAACATTGAGTGCAATCACTCCCCGCGGAGAAGACATTACCGTAACGGTTAATGTTGGCAAGCTTGATATGGCTGACGTTCAGTTAGGCGATAGTATCGCAACCAATGGTGTGTGTTTGACGGTTGTTGAGTGCAACGACCACAGCTACAGTGCAGACCTTTCGCTTGAAACCCTGAAAAAAACGGGTTTTGTCGATTACCAAGCGGGCGATAAAGTTAACCTTGAGAAAGCAATGTTACCAACCACGCGTTTCGGTGGACACATCGTGTCTGGTCACGTTGATGGTGTGGGCGAGGTTGTTGAGCGTAATCAAGTAGGGCGTGCGATTGAGCTTTGGGTAGAAATGCCAGCTGAAATAGCAAAGTACGTAGCTCAAAAAGGTTCAGTCACGGTTGATGGCATTAGCCTGACTGTGAACGATTTACGCAAGAATGCCTTTAAGTTGACTATCGTTCCTCATACCTCTTCAGAAACGACCATCGACCAGTTCAATGTCGGTCGTAAAGTGAATCTAGAAGTCGATGTATTAGCGCGCTACATGGAGCGTCTACTGCAAGGCCAACAGCAAGAGTCTGAGCCTGAATCTCGATTGACGATGGAATTCTTACAGCAGAATGGTTTTGCTTAA
- the ribD gene encoding bifunctional diaminohydroxyphosphoribosylaminopyrimidine deaminase/5-amino-6-(5-phosphoribosylamino)uracil reductase RibD yields MMSRAIQLAKRGIYTTAPNPNVGCVIVQTDGQIVGEGFHAKAGEPHAEVHAMRMAGDKAKGATAYVTLEPCSHYGRTPPCAEGLIKAQVSKVICAMQDPNPKVAGRGIKMLRDAGIEVEIGLLEQDALDLNPAFIKRMQTGMPFVQLKMAASLDGQTALENGQSQWITSPESRRDVQNYRAKSGAVLSTSQTVIEDNASLNVRWAELPSSIKDHYAEDELRQPIRVILDRQNQLRPELKLFLTPTSVLRVAEASADIEVGTTDAGQLDLHDLMRQLPANHIDHIWVEAGATLAKSLIEEQLVDELILYLAPKLMGGDGRGLMGALGLTSMSDVIDLEIKDVRQVGVDIRIVAKPIMTKPRAVKPLSK; encoded by the coding sequence ATGATGTCGCGTGCTATTCAATTAGCGAAGCGCGGCATTTATACCACGGCACCCAACCCGAATGTGGGCTGTGTAATTGTACAAACTGACGGCCAGATCGTCGGTGAAGGTTTTCATGCCAAAGCGGGCGAACCTCATGCTGAAGTGCACGCTATGCGAATGGCGGGTGACAAGGCAAAAGGCGCGACCGCTTATGTCACGCTAGAACCTTGTTCGCACTATGGTCGAACGCCACCTTGTGCAGAAGGTTTGATTAAGGCTCAAGTTTCAAAAGTGATTTGTGCCATGCAGGACCCAAACCCAAAAGTCGCAGGTCGTGGTATCAAAATGCTACGCGATGCGGGTATTGAGGTTGAAATTGGTTTGCTAGAGCAAGACGCTCTCGACTTGAATCCTGCATTTATCAAGCGTATGCAAACTGGCATGCCATTCGTTCAGTTAAAGATGGCCGCTAGCCTTGATGGGCAAACGGCATTGGAAAATGGCCAAAGCCAGTGGATCACATCGCCAGAATCGCGTCGTGATGTTCAGAACTACCGAGCAAAATCAGGCGCGGTGCTATCAACCAGCCAGACTGTGATTGAAGACAACGCGTCGTTGAATGTTCGTTGGGCAGAGTTGCCAAGCAGTATCAAAGATCATTACGCTGAAGACGAGCTGCGTCAGCCGATTCGCGTAATTCTTGATCGTCAAAACCAACTGCGTCCTGAACTCAAGTTATTCCTGACTCCAACATCCGTGTTGAGAGTAGCGGAAGCGTCTGCTGATATTGAAGTCGGAACCACAGATGCAGGTCAGCTTGATTTGCACGATCTGATGCGTCAATTACCTGCCAATCATATCGACCATATTTGGGTCGAAGCGGGCGCTACACTGGCAAAAAGCTTGATTGAAGAACAGCTGGTGGATGAGCTAATCCTCTATTTAGCACCTAAACTTATGGGCGGTGACGGACGAGGTTTGATGGGCGCATTAGGGCTCACTTCAATGTCTGACGTTATTGACTTAGAAATTAAAGATGTTCGACAGGTTGGTGTGGATATTCGCATCGTCGCGAAACCAATTATGACTAAACCAAGAGCGGTGAAACCACTCTCGAAATAG